In Candidatus Manganitrophus noduliformans, the genomic stretch AGGGGTTGTCGCCGAGATAATTTTGGTTGTAAGCGACCCGTCGGGCTCCTTCGTCGTAAATTGAGATTCTACGGTTCCCATCGTGGCCATGGGTCGCGGTTGGGGGCTGGGATGCTGTGCCATAGAGGTTGTTGTGATTAAGCCAAAAACGACTCCCAGCGCGAAGGAGCTTAAATACTGTCTATTTCTACTCATTGTCTTTCTCCTTGTTTTTGTATTTGATAGGATGATTCCTTAATAAGTTTCCAAATCGGACTGATAAAAACTTCTTCTGACGAGCAAAAGTAGCATGACGCGAAATGATGAGGTTTTGATGAAGGAGATGTGAAATTTCGATGAAGAACGCCTTCAAGAGGGGGCCGACCGAATGAACAAGCCGCCGATAAAGAAAATGGTTTCGGTATCCCAGTCTACATTTACGATTTACGGCGGATTTGTTTATGTGTACTTAGCAGCAATATGATTATGAAAGAATATCCCAAGGCGGGATAATGGCCAGGAAGGGTATTGGCTTCGGCATGTGGCGGTCGATGAATTCGATATGATGAAGATGCAATTCAAGCCCGGAGTGGCCCACAACTTTATGCCGACCCCTCCGCCGAAGTGCAAATGAAGCATCGGCCAAGGGAAGAGAGAGGCCAACTGGTTTCTATACTTCGCAATAAAGAGCAAGGCATGGAAGAGAAAAAAGGGCCACCGCTATCTGGATGTCGCTTTTTCATTGTGCTGTTCGTTGCCGCTTTTGTGCTGAACTGGTTTTGGGAGATGTTTCAGATGGTGGCTTACACCGAGATGGCGGGGCAACCATGGCGGGAGACAGCGCTTCGCTGCACTGTTGCCAGTATCGGAGACGCGCTCCTCACCCTCGGCGCGGGTCTGCTTTTGGCGTGGCGGTTTAAACATCGGGGAGCAAGAACCAGGCGGGTTTACTTGCAGGGCGCATTCATCGGGGCGGCCTGCGCCGTGGCGATTGAGTGGATCGCCATTTTTTGGGGGCGCTGGTCCTATTCTGATCGGATGCCGCAGATTCCATGGCTCGGCGTGGGACTCTGGCCGATTCTGCAGCTGACCCTATTGATACCGGCTGCCTTGTGGATCGCCGCGGGGTGGAGCGGACGTCCCAACCGCTTGTCTTCAAGAGGTGTTTGAGCGGTCTGGGACGCCAGTGTTGCGATGTGTGTCCTTCGGGGCAAATGGCGAACAGTCGTATTCTTCTCGGCAGGGCCGACACGCATCCTCCCCCTTAAACCAATTTGGCCTGCCATCCTTCTTCGGTCCGAACAAGTACAAACCGGGTCTTGCAGACGGGACAGAAGATTTCGTCCCCTTGCGAGGCGCTGGGGCTGACGGCGATGGTCGGACCGTGCGCAGGACATTCGAGGAGAGGGATATGCCCCTCGCTATGGAGGACCGTTTTTTCAAGCGCTCCCTCCCGCCAGGCAGAACAGAAGGCGTCAACCATCTCCGGATCAAAATGGATTCTCTTATGGGCCTCCAGATAGTCGAGCGCCTCGTCAACAGGCCCGGGGCGGCGATAGGGCCGATTGCTCGTTAGCGCGTCGAAGACGTCGGCCACGGCAACCAGCCGTCCCTCCGCAGGAATCGCTTTTCCCCTGAGACCCTCCGGATAACCGCTGCCATCATACCGTTCATGGTGAGCGTAGATCGCCACGATCGCCGGGCGGAGCATTTCGATTCCCTGAAGAAGCCGCCTTCCCTCAATCGGATGGACCTTGATCTGCTTGAACTCCTCTTCCAAGAGCGGTCCGACTTTTCCCAGAATCTGGTCTTGAGTCCCAATTTTTCCCAGATCATGAAAGAGGGCCCCCAATTCGATCGCGGAGAGCTTCTTCTGATCCCAGCCGAGCTGGCGCGCCATCGCGACGGCATATCGGGAGACCCGCCAGGTGTGGCCGGCGGTGTAGGGGTCCCTCCCCTCGATCAGGTTGGAGAGGAGATTGAGGGTATCGAGATAGGCCTGGTTGATCTGTTTTTCAGAAGGCATCTTAAAACCGCGCAGCGGGTGGAATCCAACGATCACTTCCCCTTCAACATAACAGAATGGCCCTTCCCGATGTTGTAGCCCAACATACCAAAAGCAGGTTTACCTGCCAAAACGTGTTTCCCCCCGTTTTGTATACTGGACTACATTTTTTATGGGGGATATCGCATAACCTTGATCCAAAGTCGAAGAAAGAAAGGTTCCATTCTCAGTTCTGATTCATCAATGATCTTTCCATTACAACTCAGGAGGAACCATCATGACTGAAGAAAAGACGATCGCTGTTGTGGGCGCCACCGGCGCGCAGGGGGGCGGACTTGTCCGCGCCATCTTGAGCCACAAAGACGGTCAATTTGCCGTACGCGCGCTGACCCGAAAGGTCGACTCCGAAAAGGCGAAGGCGCTCAAAGCGCAAGGTTCCGAAGTCGTCGCGGCGGATCTCGACGATGTCGAGGCCCTCAAGCGGGCGTTCGCCGGAGCCTATGGGGCGTTCTGCGTCACCAACTTCTGGGAGCACTTCTCCCCAGAGAGGGAAACGGCGCAGGCGTCGAACATTGCCAAGGCGGCGAAGGAGACCGGTCTCCAGCATGTCATCTGGTCGACCCTCGAAGACACCCGCAATTGGGTGCCGCTTTCCGACAACCGGATTCCGACGCTGATGGGAAAGTACAAGGTGCCGCACTTCGACGGCAAAGGAGAGGCCGATCAGGCCTTCACCGACCTCGGCGTACCGACGACGTTTCTTTTGACCTCGTTCTACTGGGACAACTTCATCTCTTTCGGGATGGGTCCGAAGAAGGGACCGGACGGAAAGCTGGCGATCACACTCCCGATGGGCGGCAAGAGACTTCCCGGCATCGCCGCCGAGGACATCGGCAAGTGCGCGCTCGAGATCTTCAAGCGAGGCTCGGAGTTCATCGGGAAGAGGGTCGGGATTTCCGGGGACCAGTTGACCGGGGCGCAGATGGCCGCCGCGTTTACCCGGGCGCTCGGTCAGGAGGTCCGCTACAACGAGGTGTCGCCCGAGGCCTACCGCAGCTTCGGCTTCCCAGGGGCCGACGATCTCGGGAACATGTTCCAGTTCAAGCGCGATTTCAATGACGACTTCTGCGCGATCCGAGATCCGAGGGTCGCCCGGTTGCTCAACCCGGAGCTGCAGAGCTTCGAGCAGTGGCTCGCCAAGAATAAGAGCCGAATTCCGATCGGGTAACATGGGCCGAGGAATATGGTTAGGAGCTGCGATGAAGAACAGATCAAGAGGAATATTGTTGGTCATTGCCGCGATTTCCCTGATGGGGTTCGATTTTTCGAAACACAGCATCCCTTTGGATGAAATTTTATCCGGGGGACCGGAGAAGGATGGCATCCCTGCGATCCTAAGGCCGAAGTTTGTTCCTGCGGATCAGGCTGAATTTTTAAAGTGGGATGATCGGGTTCTCGCCCTCGAATCAAACGGCGAGGCGAAAGCCTACCCGATTAAGATCCTCAACTGGCACGAGATCGTCAACGATGAGATCGGCGGCCGACCGATCCTGATCAGTTACTGTCCTCTCTGCGGGACTGGGATGGCGTTCGATCCGGTGATCGAGGGAAAGCGTTACACCTTCGGCGTCTCCGGCCTTCTCTACAAGAGCGATGTGCTGATGTACGATCATCAGACCGAAAGCCTCTGGTCGCAGATACAACAAGAGGGAGTGACCGGCCCGCTTACCGGGACCCGTCTGAGGCTGCTCCCTTTGGTCCATACCACCTGGCGAGCCTGGCGGGCCGATCATCCGAAGACGCAGGTCCTCTCGACCGATACCGGCTTCACGCGGGACTACACGCGCGATCCGTATGAATCGTATGCCCGGTCGGATCGCCTGATGTTCCCGGTTGGAAAGGGGGATGATCGCCTTCAGCCAAAAGCGTGGGTCCTTGGGATCGATCTCGACGGGATCGCCCGCGCTTACCCCTTCTCGGAACTGGAGCGGGGTCCGAAATCTTTTACAGACGTCCTCGGATCGAAGCGGGTGATCCTCTCGTATGATCGCCCCTCCCGGACCGCACGGATTCGGGACCAAGAGGGACGGGAACTTCCGGCGGTGGTTTCCTATTGGTTTGCCTGGGCGGCCTTTCATCCAAAAACGGAGATCTATCGGCACTCCCCGTCGCGGGGAGGGAGACCATGAACATCTCGAGAGAAACCAAACCGGCTCGCGTCTTATTTTAAAAAAAGTGTCATCAAATTCAAATGGAGAGGGGGTGATTAAATGGCGGAATTAGTTTGTTCCAAATGCGGCGGGAAGAGAGCGGTTCCACACGTCCATGATGGCCCGGGCGTTCCGAGCGCCAAGGATCCCGGAAAGCTTGTCTGTCCGGCTCACGGGGAAGGATGCATGCCGACCGATATTCCGGCCTGCTGTGGCGCGCCGATGCAATACAAAGCGTGAACACGCGCGTCTAAGTATTCATCTGTTTTTACCTTTCAGAAAATAATTCCGGCCCCATCGCTGATGGGGCCGGGACCGCCCTTCTATTTGAGCCTGACAGTTTCAAAATCTATATTGTCCGGACGCCGTGGATTTCCAGGGATAGCCGTGTCCATGGGACGATGGGATTTGCCATGATGATAGGACGAGACGAAGAAAGCCAATCTTTCGGGGAGGGAAAGCCCGACCCGGCCGCTCTTGGGGAAATCCATCATAGAGGGGCGGTATGTCGATGTTTCACATGGCGGCGTGGAATCTTCAATTGGTAGTCCCGACTACATTTATTCTTTATCAAAGAGAGTAGTTTTTCAATGATCCGACTTGTATCGCTCGTATGGCGGTCTGTGCATGGAGACCAGGCCCGCATCGGACGCAGGGGGATCATCCTCGATCCGACTATTGAGCGTGAGCGGATCGAGGAGGTTCGAGGGAAAAGAGAAGCAATCTGAAAAAAGGCGCCGGACCGAAAGACCAGGGAGTTTGTTTGGAGCCGTGGAGATAGGGACAAAAAACCGGGAACCCTTTGCAGGAAACCGAAGGTGGCAGGGGGCCTCACTAAAATGGAGGGGAGGGTTATGAAGCGGACATTATTTTTTACGATGCTGGGCGGGATTTCCCTGTTGATCATCAATGCGTGTTCGTCGATGGGGAATATGGATGCGATGGGGGGACAAGAAAGTATGGGCTCAAAGATGAGCGGAGGAGAGATGATGGCTTCAGGAGGCTCCTATCTCCTGCCGCCGGACAAGGTCATGGCCATGCAAAAGATGATGATGTCGATGGAGCCCGACACGCTTGAGGCCGGCATCAAGCGGGGCGAGAAGTTGTTTAACGACGAGAAGCTCGGCGACAATAAGAGCCGCAAAAGTTGCTCAACCTGCCACGAAAATGGGGGGACCGTCGGGGGAGCGGCCGAGATGGAGTGGAAAGGGATGAAGATGAAGGTGAATATCCCCACCCTCCGAGGGGCCGCCGCCCATTTTCCCAAACCGATGGGCCCGATGAAGGCGCTGGTCGACCTGGCCGGCATGAACAACATGTGCATTATGACCTTTCTGAAGGGGGCTCCGATCGACAAGAACAGCCAGCAATCGGTCGATCTTGTCGCATACATTACTGACTTTAGCAAGGGGAAAAGTCTGGAGCCTGGGAAAGAGAAGATTGTTCCTCGTCCGGTGCCGGGCGCCATGTAATCATTTCAGAATGGGGAGGAATGGGGACCCCATTCCTCCCCAGCAGGAGGCGAACATGAACACGCATTGCGAGCGCAATCCCCGCCCCGCTAGGGCGGGGTTCTTCAAACGAGCAGATAAACGAGTATTCGGCTTTATGTGGGTATTATCTCTAATCGTTTTCGCGGGCGGAGTCGCCCTTTTTCTGGAGCCGGCCGAAGCAAGCGCGGATGAAGGAGAGTCTGTCGGAGATCCGATTGCCGGTGAGAAGCTCATGAGAGAGCTCGACTGTTATCAATGTCACGGCATCGGGAAGGAAGGGGGGGATGTCGGCCCTGACCTGACCAATGTCCGGTTGCGGCGGTCCAAAGAATGGTTGTTCCAGTGGCTCGAAGATCCCTCTCTCACCCGTCCGGCCACCGGAATGCCCGCGTTTACCTGGAACTCGGATCAAGAGATCCATGATATCATCGCCTATCTCGATACGCTCAAGACGCCGGTTGACAGAGAAAAGATCCTCAAGGAAAAAGATCTTGCCAAGGCCGGCGAACTGTTGGTCAAAGCCTATGACTGCCGGGCCTGTCATACAATCAAAACCGGCGGGAGAGACATTTACCCCAATTTAACTCGGATCGGCGAGAAACTCCGTCCCGAATGGGACAAGAAGTTTCTCAAGGACCCCGAGGCCTGGGACCCTTACACCTTCATGCCGAACTTTCACCTGACCGATCAGGAAATCGAGGCGATTGTGGCCTATATCCTGGGTCCAAAATAAAGGCGAGGGTACGATGAAGCGATGGGAGATCCCACTCGTCATATCTTTTCTGCTCCAGGCCTTGGCTTTATTTTCCTGCTCTGTTCGAACCGATTCCAATTCCAAAGAGAGCGGATGGATCCTTCAGTCGAGCGGGACAACGGCCAATCTCAGCGGCGTGGCTTTCGTCAACAATCAGAAAGGGTGGGTGGCGGGGGAAAAGGGAACGATCCTGCATACCGAGGATGGAGGAAAGACCTGGATACGGCAGGAGAGCCCGACGCGGGATGATCTCTTTTCGGTCGATTTTATCGACGAACGAACGGGATGGGCCGGCGGGGCCCGAAAGGCTCTTCTTCGCACCGAGGATGGGGGCCGTTCCTGGTCGAAGCAGCCGCAAGAGGGCGATCAAACCATTTTGGATCTTGATTTTATCGATCCGGAGCATGGGTGGGTCGTCGGGACCTTTCAAGATGTACAGAAGACAAGCACAGGGGGATCTCAGTGGGAGACACAGTCGACCGCATCGACCTTCAACTGGACCAGTGTCTTCTTCCTGGGTCCGCAGGTCGGTTGGGCAACCAGTATGCGAGGAGACATCATCCGCACGGTCGATGGAGGGAAACGCTGGATCGGCCAGATCAGGATCATTCACCCGCTGGCCAAGATTCATTTTGTCGATGCGGAGCATGGATGGGCGGCCGGCGCGGGAGGAACGGTGTTGACGACGGTGGATGGCGGGAAAAACTGGACTCCACGAATTTCCGGGACGACAAAGGACCTCTGGGGCCTTGCCTTTGTAGATCAGGCGGTCGGCTGGGCGGTGGGAGAGGGAGGATTGATACTCCTTACGACCGATGGGGGGCGCCGATGGCGACAAGAAGCGAGCGGAACCGTTGAAGATCTTTGGAATGTCACCTTTTCCGATGCCGCCCACGGTTGGGCCGTGGGGCATGGGGGAACGATTCTCCGATATGTCCGGTAAATCGGGCGTGTTGATTGAGGGCCCTGGTGGATCAGATGAATCTCAAAGAACGGTTAGAAGGATGCGAGGATCGCTACCGGACCCTTCTGGAAATCAATAACGCAATCGTCTCCAATCTGCATAAAGACCGCTTATTCAAAGTCATCGCCGAGCAGATTAAAAAAGTCTTCCCTTTTGACCGGGCCGGAATTACCTTGTATGATCCGGCCCGGGATTGTTTTCGGATCTATGTCCTGGAGACCACTGTTTCTCCTTTGCATCTCACATGGGAAACGGAGATCCCCCATTCAGGGAGCGCGATCGGATGGGTCTTGGATCAGCGGCGGTACCATCTCCGATCGGACCTTGCCAAGGAACGCCTCTTTTTTGAAGATGATTTTTTTTATAGGGAAGGGCTCCGGTCGATTTTGAATCTCCCGCTAATCACTCGGGGAGAGGTGATCGGGACCTTGAATCTGGCCGGCAAGAGCCCGGCCGGATACTCGGAGGAGGTAATCGAACTCTTATCCCTCATTGCGGATCAGATCGCCATTGCGATGGACAACGCCAGAGCCTATGAAGAGATCAGGCAATTAAAAGATCGGCTCGATCAGGAGAATGTCTATCTTCAGGACGAGATCAAGACCGAATATAACTTCGAGGAGATCGTTGGAAAGAGCCAGGCCCTCAAGAAAGTTTTAAGAGGGGTGGAGAAGGTGGCCGGCACCGATTCCTCGGTTTTGATCTTTGGGGAGACAGGGACCGGAAAGGAGCTGATCGCACGGGCCATTCACGATCTGAGCAAGCGAAAGAACAGGCCGCTCATCAAGGTGAATTGCGCGGCGCTCGCAACGGGGCTGATCGAGAGCGAGCTATTCGGCCATGAGAAAGGCTCCTTCACCGGAGCCCTCTCTCGAAAGATAGGCCGATTTGAGCTGGCCGATGGGGGGACCCTTTTTCTGGATGAAATCGGGGATCTCCCGCCGGAGGTCCAGGCGAAGCTTCTAAGAGTGTTACAAGAACATGAATTGGAAAGGGTGGGCGGAACGCAGACCCTCAAAGTCGATGTCCGCTTGATCGCCGCCACGAACCGGGACCTGGAAAAGGCGGTTTCAGAAAAAACCTTCAGAGCGGACCTCTACTATCGCCTCAATGTTTTTCCGATCGCCCTCCCTCCGCTGCGGGGGAGAAAAGAAGATATTCCATTGCTGACCGAGTACTTTATCCACAAATACGCGATGAAGATGGGCAAGCGGATTGAGAAAATCCGTCAAGAGACGATGAATCGGCTGATCTCATATCCTTGGCCCGGAAATATCCGCGAGCTTGAGAATGTGATTGAGCGGGCCGTGATTTTATCGAAAGGACCTACCTTAGAGATAGAAGACGCGCTCTTGCCCCCCTCCGATTTACCTCATCGGAATGAAAAGGGCCTCCTTCCCCTCGAGGAGGTCGAGCGGGAGCATATTCTCAAGACACTGGAGGCGACCCGGTGGGTGATCGAAGGACCGAAAGGGGCTGCCGGAATTCTCGGCCTCCATCCTAATACCCTCCGCAGCCGACTCCAGAAATTGGGAATCAAGCGGAACCCCCACGGCATTTCGTAGAAGCCACGGGATACCGTGGGGGAGGAGAGAAGCTCGGTTCTATAAGAAGTAAAAAAAACTTTCTAAAGTCCCTGAAATAAAAGCCATTTAAGGTTTTTCTTAAATGGCTTTTTTATTTGGCTCAAACCTTGCTCTATCGTAATAGACATAGACGAATGCCGCGGAATCCAATGCGGGATGCAGCCAGGTAGGGGGAGAGGAGATGTTGAAAGTTACACGCGTCGCGGAGAATGACAAGACCGTGACATTAAAGCTGGAAGGCCGGATCGTGGGGGAATGGATCGACATGCTCGAAAGAGAATGTAAGGTGTGTCTGGGTAAGCGAAGCAAATTGATCCTCGATCTTTCTGCCGTCGGCTTTGTT encodes the following:
- a CDS encoding HD domain-containing phosphohydrolase; this translates as MIVGFHPLRGFKMPSEKQINQAYLDTLNLLSNLIEGRDPYTAGHTWRVSRYAVAMARQLGWDQKKLSAIELGALFHDLGKIGTQDQILGKVGPLLEEEFKQIKVHPIEGRRLLQGIEMLRPAIVAIYAHHERYDGSGYPEGLRGKAIPAEGRLVAVADVFDALTSNRPYRRPGPVDEALDYLEAHKRIHFDPEMVDAFCSAWREGALEKTVLHSEGHIPLLECPAHGPTIAVSPSASQGDEIFCPVCKTRFVLVRTEEGWQAKLV
- a CDS encoding cytochrome c, coding for MWVLSLIVFAGGVALFLEPAEASADEGESVGDPIAGEKLMRELDCYQCHGIGKEGGDVGPDLTNVRLRRSKEWLFQWLEDPSLTRPATGMPAFTWNSDQEIHDIIAYLDTLKTPVDREKILKEKDLAKAGELLVKAYDCRACHTIKTGGRDIYPNLTRIGEKLRPEWDKKFLKDPEAWDPYTFMPNFHLTDQEIEAIVAYILGPK
- a CDS encoding STAS domain-containing protein, which produces MLKVTRVAENDKTVTLKLEGRIVGEWIDMLERECKVCLGKRSKLILDLSAVGFVDKRGVEMLKAVQGDRVRLTGCSLFLSELLRRGER
- a CDS encoding cytochrome c peroxidase yields the protein MKRTLFFTMLGGISLLIINACSSMGNMDAMGGQESMGSKMSGGEMMASGGSYLLPPDKVMAMQKMMMSMEPDTLEAGIKRGEKLFNDEKLGDNKSRKSCSTCHENGGTVGGAAEMEWKGMKMKVNIPTLRGAAAHFPKPMGPMKALVDLAGMNNMCIMTFLKGAPIDKNSQQSVDLVAYITDFSKGKSLEPGKEKIVPRPVPGAM
- a CDS encoding sigma 54-interacting transcriptional regulator translates to MNLKERLEGCEDRYRTLLEINNAIVSNLHKDRLFKVIAEQIKKVFPFDRAGITLYDPARDCFRIYVLETTVSPLHLTWETEIPHSGSAIGWVLDQRRYHLRSDLAKERLFFEDDFFYREGLRSILNLPLITRGEVIGTLNLAGKSPAGYSEEVIELLSLIADQIAIAMDNARAYEEIRQLKDRLDQENVYLQDEIKTEYNFEEIVGKSQALKKVLRGVEKVAGTDSSVLIFGETGTGKELIARAIHDLSKRKNRPLIKVNCAALATGLIESELFGHEKGSFTGALSRKIGRFELADGGTLFLDEIGDLPPEVQAKLLRVLQEHELERVGGTQTLKVDVRLIAATNRDLEKAVSEKTFRADLYYRLNVFPIALPPLRGRKEDIPLLTEYFIHKYAMKMGKRIEKIRQETMNRLISYPWPGNIRELENVIERAVILSKGPTLEIEDALLPPSDLPHRNEKGLLPLEEVEREHILKTLEATRWVIEGPKGAAGILGLHPNTLRSRLQKLGIKRNPHGIS
- a CDS encoding NmrA/HSCARG family protein, encoding MTEEKTIAVVGATGAQGGGLVRAILSHKDGQFAVRALTRKVDSEKAKALKAQGSEVVAADLDDVEALKRAFAGAYGAFCVTNFWEHFSPERETAQASNIAKAAKETGLQHVIWSTLEDTRNWVPLSDNRIPTLMGKYKVPHFDGKGEADQAFTDLGVPTTFLLTSFYWDNFISFGMGPKKGPDGKLAITLPMGGKRLPGIAAEDIGKCALEIFKRGSEFIGKRVGISGDQLTGAQMAAAFTRALGQEVRYNEVSPEAYRSFGFPGADDLGNMFQFKRDFNDDFCAIRDPRVARLLNPELQSFEQWLAKNKSRIPIG
- a CDS encoding WD40/YVTN/BNR-like repeat-containing protein, with product MKRWEIPLVISFLLQALALFSCSVRTDSNSKESGWILQSSGTTANLSGVAFVNNQKGWVAGEKGTILHTEDGGKTWIRQESPTRDDLFSVDFIDERTGWAGGARKALLRTEDGGRSWSKQPQEGDQTILDLDFIDPEHGWVVGTFQDVQKTSTGGSQWETQSTASTFNWTSVFFLGPQVGWATSMRGDIIRTVDGGKRWIGQIRIIHPLAKIHFVDAEHGWAAGAGGTVLTTVDGGKNWTPRISGTTKDLWGLAFVDQAVGWAVGEGGLILLTTDGGRRWRQEASGTVEDLWNVTFSDAAHGWAVGHGGTILRYVR
- a CDS encoding DUF3179 domain-containing protein, encoding MKNRSRGILLVIAAISLMGFDFSKHSIPLDEILSGGPEKDGIPAILRPKFVPADQAEFLKWDDRVLALESNGEAKAYPIKILNWHEIVNDEIGGRPILISYCPLCGTGMAFDPVIEGKRYTFGVSGLLYKSDVLMYDHQTESLWSQIQQEGVTGPLTGTRLRLLPLVHTTWRAWRADHPKTQVLSTDTGFTRDYTRDPYESYARSDRLMFPVGKGDDRLQPKAWVLGIDLDGIARAYPFSELERGPKSFTDVLGSKRVILSYDRPSRTARIRDQEGRELPAVVSYWFAWAAFHPKTEIYRHSPSRGGRP